A stretch of Dehalococcoidia bacterium DNA encodes these proteins:
- a CDS encoding DUF1565 domain-containing protein, which produces MIKHKFTFLCALVLLLGLGIIAAVPVMGAANTYYVATTGLDSNIGSAGSPWLTIQHAVDTAAGGDTINVAAGTYTEQILIQKSLTIIGAGEATTFIQAPAVRTGSVTQVASDTIIHDYLVAAYASSGTIDVRIQGFTLDLNGKNKTAGTGQMDGVFFRDVKDAGGTMAGLFSSTIHNFAATPDYEGFGVVVYGDSLLTLNDNDISDYTRDGIGINRHNGSGLDPNVTINANTVTGSAAPLNGISIDTVTAGAVTNNTVTGHTRSAPWAGGGIVLWGCTGVPVTGNNVNGNFYGIDLEPGTHDVTISGNVLTNNIKRAISLNDADNNTVSGNTINGPAGGTDDVGIGLANTSTGNMIGGATPANGNIITMATTGTANLYAIYMQADVAAGSNTIRYNTITGGQRAVQFDGPPGITGTTTISNNTISGQAFGGITAYNNGSLIITNNTLTDTVRPIEFFGSINVNIDGNTINGATYDGINAGSASGTETIQNNRIYNIPSANGIRVQNGNNNVVIRGNEIYNSYNGILTDSNVSGTQITRNHIHDNTYGSVYINSGIGTIATITGNTIENNPRGVEANPGGGTIVAHNNNFVNNTYGALFLYSSGTLLFDYNWWGDASGPNVDGSGPGLGATILTNGFTVLTYAPWLTGPAGSTVVISGGTPSTYGNSVTFTATVSGGSPTPTGTVQFMDGLSPMGSPVLLGVSGSNGVASLTLPWPTNGWLYVGLHSITAFYSGDISFAASDNTGSPLSHTVTARPITVTANPQVKVVGATDPALTYVVTSGSLAGSDTLSLTRVAGEAVGYYPILVGLFSESGNYNLTYIGNNLIIYQPVITAPPTTTTTPPTTTTTPPPTTTPVTTPTTPPTTTATTPPPNKIVFTTGAQGGMAGNVSAMMSIQVQNASGTP; this is translated from the coding sequence GTGATAAAGCATAAATTTACCTTTCTGTGCGCTTTGGTGCTGTTGCTTGGCTTAGGTATTATTGCAGCCGTGCCAGTTATGGGGGCAGCAAATACATACTATGTAGCCACTACCGGGCTCGACAGCAATATTGGCAGCGCAGGTTCACCCTGGCTAACTATCCAGCACGCTGTCGATACGGCGGCCGGGGGCGACACCATCAACGTAGCGGCAGGGACGTACACCGAGCAAATACTGATACAAAAATCTCTTACTATTATCGGCGCTGGAGAAGCGACAACATTTATACAGGCCCCCGCCGTAAGGACAGGTTCGGTCACCCAGGTCGCCTCGGACACGATCATTCACGATTATCTCGTCGCAGCATACGCCTCCAGCGGCACAATTGACGTTCGCATACAGGGCTTTACGCTCGACCTGAACGGAAAAAATAAAACAGCGGGCACCGGACAGATGGACGGGGTGTTCTTCCGCGACGTCAAAGACGCCGGAGGTACGATGGCCGGCCTCTTCTCTAGCACGATCCACAACTTTGCCGCTACGCCGGACTATGAAGGCTTTGGCGTGGTGGTGTACGGCGATTCTCTCCTGACACTAAATGATAATGACATCAGTGATTATACGCGGGATGGGATCGGCATCAATCGTCACAACGGTTCAGGGCTTGATCCAAATGTTACTATCAACGCCAACACCGTCACGGGCTCAGCCGCGCCGTTAAACGGCATCAGTATAGACACAGTCACTGCCGGCGCTGTGACAAACAATACCGTAACCGGGCATACGCGCTCTGCTCCGTGGGCAGGCGGGGGTATTGTCCTCTGGGGATGCACCGGGGTACCTGTCACCGGCAATAACGTCAACGGCAACTTCTACGGCATCGACCTTGAACCGGGTACCCATGATGTAACCATCTCCGGCAACGTACTGACCAACAACATCAAAAGAGCTATCAGCTTAAACGACGCCGATAATAATACAGTATCCGGCAACACGATCAACGGCCCCGCCGGTGGAACAGATGATGTCGGGATTGGTTTGGCCAACACTTCTACGGGCAATATGATCGGGGGCGCAACCCCGGCAAACGGGAATATCATCACGATGGCCACAACTGGTACAGCGAATCTCTATGCGATTTACATGCAGGCTGACGTGGCCGCAGGCAGTAACACTATCCGATATAACACCATCACCGGCGGACAGCGCGCGGTGCAGTTCGACGGCCCTCCTGGCATTACCGGCACCACCACCATATCGAACAACACCATTTCCGGGCAGGCGTTCGGCGGCATTACCGCTTATAATAACGGCAGTCTGATCATTACCAACAACACCTTGACCGACACGGTCAGGCCCATTGAGTTCTTTGGTTCAATTAATGTCAATATTGATGGGAACACCATTAATGGTGCAACCTATGACGGCATAAATGCAGGGAGTGCCTCCGGAACTGAGACAATTCAGAACAACAGGATTTACAATATTCCGTCTGCCAACGGTATCCGTGTACAGAATGGTAACAACAACGTAGTCATTCGGGGGAATGAAATATATAACTCCTACAATGGTATCCTGACAGATTCTAACGTTTCGGGCACTCAGATTACCCGTAACCACATACACGACAATACTTATGGCTCTGTCTACATCAACAGTGGTATCGGTACCATTGCCACAATAACGGGCAATACCATCGAAAACAATCCGCGAGGCGTTGAGGCTAATCCAGGTGGTGGGACCATTGTGGCTCACAACAATAACTTCGTCAACAATACCTATGGCGCGTTGTTCCTCTATTCCAGTGGTACGTTGCTCTTCGATTACAACTGGTGGGGCGACGCGTCGGGACCTAACGTTGATGGCTCCGGACCGGGGCTCGGAGCAACGATATTAACCAACGGCTTCACCGTGCTTACGTACGCACCCTGGCTCACTGGACCGGCAGGATCCACCGTAGTCATCTCGGGTGGTACCCCTTCCACCTACGGAAATTCGGTGACGTTCACTGCTACTGTTTCAGGCGGTTCACCTACGCCAACTGGAACAGTGCAATTTATGGATGGGCTTAGTCCTATGGGCTCGCCGGTTCTCCTCGGTGTTTCCGGTAGTAACGGGGTGGCTAGCTTAACTTTACCATGGCCTACCAATGGCTGGCTCTATGTCGGACTTCATTCCATAACGGCATTCTACTCCGGAGATATTAGTTTTGCTGCCAGCGATAATACTGGTTCGCCATTGTCCCATACAGTGACCGCAAGGCCTATCACGGTAACGGCTAATCCCCAAGTTAAAGTGGTTGGCGCTACCGATCCGGCGTTGACCTATGTTGTCACCTCCGGCTCCCTGGCCGGCTCCGACACTCTTAGCTTGACTCGCGTAGCCGGTGAAGCGGTGGGCTACTACCCGATTTTGGTGGGCCTCTTCAGCGAAAGCGGCAACTATAACTTAACCTACATCGGCAATAATCTGATTATTTATCAGCCTGTGATCACTGCGCCGCCGACAACGACGACTACGCCGCCGACAACGACGACTACGCCGCCGCCGACGACTACACCGGTAACCACGCCGACTACGCCGCCGACCACGACGGCGACTACGCCCCCTCCCAACAAGATTGTCTTCACCACCGGTGCCCAGGGAGGAATGGCTGGCAATGTTTCTGCCATGATGAGCATTCAGGTACAGAATGCCTCTGGCACTCCGT
- a CDS encoding HAD family hydrolase has protein sequence MIKAVFFDLYHTLMGYEPPREEAVAGTLGRIGVKVSAKSLRRPLVSADEFFYRETSKIPLKERNEEETMALWVSYQTVVLKEAGIAPTPELIKNILADMKKAKYELVLFDDVLPALAALAARKLSLGLISNADRDISPLLEKLGVLSLLKVRLTSQEAGVSKPHADIFRLGAERMGVAPGEALYVGDQWVVDVQGARGAGMQALLLDRGGYFEEIPASEKISSLKEIINRI, from the coding sequence ATGATTAAAGCTGTATTTTTCGACCTTTACCACACACTGATGGGTTATGAACCTCCCAGGGAAGAAGCCGTGGCGGGCACCCTGGGGCGCATAGGTGTCAAGGTATCCGCCAAATCACTCAGGCGGCCACTGGTCTCCGCTGACGAATTCTTCTATCGTGAGACGTCCAAAATACCACTCAAAGAACGTAACGAAGAAGAAACCATGGCGCTCTGGGTGAGCTATCAGACGGTAGTCCTCAAGGAAGCCGGCATCGCTCCAACCCCTGAACTGATAAAAAACATACTGGCTGACATGAAGAAGGCAAAATACGAACTGGTATTGTTCGACGACGTGTTGCCCGCGCTCGCTGCCCTCGCCGCCCGGAAACTGTCGCTCGGGCTCATCTCCAATGCGGACAGGGATATTTCCCCTCTGCTGGAAAAGCTGGGTGTACTGTCTCTATTAAAAGTACGCCTGACCTCACAGGAGGCTGGCGTGAGCAAACCGCACGCCGACATATTCAGACTGGGAGCGGAGCGCATGGGAGTGGCGCCCGGCGAGGCGCTATACGTCGGTGACCAGTGGGTGGTGGACGTGCAGGGCGCTAGAGGCGCCGGCATGCAGGCACTCCTGCTTGACCGCGGCGGCTATTTCGAAGAGATCCCCGCCTCGGAAAAAATCAGCAGCCTGAAGGAGATTATCAACCGCATCTAA
- a CDS encoding YbhB/YbcL family Raf kinase inhibitor-like protein → MSLVISSPAFKEGERIPARYTADSQDVSPALAWSGAPAKTSSLALIVHDPDASRPGGFTHWVIFNLPAESKGLSEGMPRRERLESGAIQGKNDSGAAGYMGPAPPPGKPHHYHFKLYALDQPLMLSSNVGRHHVQDATRGHVLAEAELMGLYQR, encoded by the coding sequence ATGTCGCTTGTTATTTCCAGCCCTGCCTTTAAGGAAGGGGAGCGCATCCCCGCCCGCTACACCGCCGACAGCCAGGATGTTTCGCCCGCGCTCGCTTGGAGCGGCGCGCCTGCCAAAACCTCCAGCCTGGCACTCATCGTCCACGACCCCGACGCCTCCCGTCCCGGCGGCTTCACCCACTGGGTCATCTTCAACCTGCCCGCTGAAAGCAAGGGACTTTCCGAAGGAATGCCCCGCCGTGAACGGCTGGAAAGCGGGGCTATTCAGGGGAAGAACGACAGCGGCGCTGCCGGATATATGGGTCCCGCCCCTCCGCCCGGCAAGCCGCATCACTATCATTTTAAACTCTATGCGCTCGACCAGCCTCTTATGCTGTCTTCCAATGTTGGTCGTCATCACGTGCAGGACGCCACCAGGGGACATGTTCTGGCCGAGGCTGAATTGATGGGTTTGTACCAGAGGTAG
- a CDS encoding iron-binding protein, translating into MADGKKPGIKVTKNGPYIVSGAVPLSKQIIVSDAKGDPLEWRTSQQYPAQEIYALCRCGRSKNKPFCDGTHTRVNFDGTETANNTPYLKKAGRIEGPELSLTDCEELCVGAGFCDRDAGTWSLVENSQNPEAKKIAIEEGQDCPSGRLVVWNKQGQPQEPEYEPSIGLMEDPETGVVGPILVRGGIPIESAGGMVYEKRNRVTLCRCGRSKNKPFCDGSHAD; encoded by the coding sequence ATGGCAGATGGAAAGAAACCCGGAATCAAAGTGACCAAAAACGGCCCTTATATTGTGTCCGGCGCAGTGCCGCTGTCAAAGCAGATTATTGTAAGCGATGCGAAGGGAGACCCTCTGGAATGGCGCACCAGCCAACAATATCCCGCTCAGGAAATCTATGCCCTCTGCCGCTGCGGGCGCTCCAAAAACAAGCCCTTCTGCGACGGGACTCACACCCGGGTGAATTTCGACGGCACGGAAACGGCCAACAACACCCCTTATCTCAAAAAAGCCGGGAGGATAGAGGGCCCCGAGCTCTCGCTCACCGATTGCGAAGAGCTGTGCGTGGGAGCGGGTTTCTGCGACAGGGACGCGGGAACCTGGAGTCTGGTGGAAAACTCCCAAAACCCCGAGGCTAAAAAAATCGCCATAGAAGAGGGGCAAGATTGCCCCTCAGGCCGCCTGGTGGTCTGGAACAAGCAAGGCCAGCCGCAGGAACCGGAGTATGAACCCTCCATCGGGCTTATGGAGGACCCGGAAACCGGCGTGGTCGGCCCCATACTGGTGCGCGGCGGTATCCCCATCGAATCCGCAGGCGGCATGGTCTATGAAAAACGCAACCGCGTTACGCTATGCCGCTGCGGGCGTTCCAAGAACAAGCCTTTTTGCGACGGCAGCCACGCAGATTAA
- the lysA gene encoding diaminopimelate decarboxylase, giving the protein MNSRITLFPITSEVNKAGHLVIGGCDTTELAARYGTPLYLFDEATLRKRCRDFKNEFGKRYADTTVLYASKAYLSGALANLLKEEGLGIDVVSGGELFIADSAGFPMDMVYFHGNNKSVEELKVALKRHIGRIVVDSLDELAMLTALAEESGHIPDILLRITPGIEAHTHSHIVTGGAGSKFGFPMYMAEEAISRALAAPSVNLVGLHFHIGSLITDVYPYLESIDLVLELAADMKRKYGFELEELNIGGGYGVAYTLDDQAPEISYYADNITSRITAKCQELKLTLPGLVIEPGRSIVAQAGVALYRAGNIKDVAGPLRYVAVDGGMADNIRPALYSSRYEAVLAGRMNEKDMAAVTIAGRFCESGDILVRDIKLPPVASGDIIAIPVCGAYCIPMASNYNASLKAPIVMLAGGRDRLIRRRETFQDLTHCDLL; this is encoded by the coding sequence ATGAACAGCAGAATTACGCTTTTCCCCATCACATCAGAGGTCAACAAGGCCGGACACCTCGTCATCGGCGGGTGCGATACCACGGAACTGGCTGCCAGATACGGCACACCGCTCTATCTTTTCGACGAAGCCACCCTGCGCAAGCGTTGCCGTGATTTTAAAAACGAGTTCGGCAAACGCTATGCCGACACCACCGTGCTCTATGCCAGCAAGGCTTACCTCTCCGGCGCCCTAGCCAATCTGCTCAAAGAGGAAGGGCTGGGCATCGACGTCGTATCGGGCGGCGAGCTTTTCATAGCCGATTCTGCCGGATTCCCCATGGATATGGTCTATTTCCATGGCAACAACAAGTCCGTTGAAGAACTTAAAGTCGCCCTCAAGCGCCATATCGGGCGCATCGTGGTGGACAGTCTGGACGAACTGGCCATGCTCACTGCCCTCGCCGAGGAGAGCGGTCACATCCCCGATATACTGCTGCGCATCACACCAGGCATCGAGGCTCATACCCACAGCCATATCGTCACCGGCGGAGCGGGCAGCAAGTTCGGCTTTCCCATGTATATGGCCGAGGAAGCCATCTCGCGGGCGTTGGCGGCCCCCTCGGTCAACCTGGTGGGGCTGCACTTCCACATAGGCTCGCTTATCACCGATGTCTACCCGTACCTCGAGTCCATCGACCTGGTGCTGGAGCTGGCCGCCGATATGAAAAGAAAATATGGCTTCGAGCTCGAGGAGCTCAATATCGGCGGGGGATACGGAGTGGCCTATACCCTGGATGACCAGGCGCCGGAAATCTCCTACTACGCCGATAATATCACCTCCCGCATAACTGCGAAGTGCCAGGAGCTCAAGCTGACGCTGCCGGGGCTGGTCATCGAGCCGGGGCGCTCTATCGTGGCGCAGGCCGGCGTGGCCCTATACCGGGCCGGCAATATCAAGGACGTGGCCGGGCCGCTGCGCTACGTAGCGGTGGACGGGGGCATGGCCGACAACATTCGCCCGGCGCTCTACAGCTCCCGCTATGAAGCCGTGCTGGCGGGCCGGATGAATGAAAAAGATATGGCGGCGGTGACCATCGCGGGGCGTTTCTGCGAATCGGGGGATATACTGGTACGCGACATCAAGCTGCCGCCGGTGGCTTCCGGCGACATTATTGCCATACCCGTTTGCGGTGCATACTGCATCCCCATGGCCAGTAACTACAACGCCTCTCTCAAGGCGCCTATAGTTATGCTGGCTGGCGGCCGCGACCGCCTCATCCGCAGGCGCGAGACATTCCAGGACCTCACCCACTGCGACCTGCTGTAG
- a CDS encoding AAA family ATPase: MWPVVGHETAVARLKRSLEKGKLGHAYLISGPPRMGKMTLALTLAQALNCSSPEAPCGVCSQCQRIASLSHPDVQVVALGAASSDDEARSRTEISIKQVREDIQHWANLPPFEGGYRVFIIGEAELLSSEAANCLLKTLEEPQPKVLFILLTSEPARLPETVISRCQRLDLKPVAAGKIEGELLKQGAAAEKARLLGRLCRGRPGWAMAAIADESLLERRAERIERLIDVTLGNFETRFEYAGELSARFSQKRDEVQETLQEWMSLWRDILLVKAGLPESITNLDYAGRLQTLADGFNISQLRAAIGAIGLARKQLRQNASPRLVLEVLILDMPAAHKKFVKP, translated from the coding sequence ATGTGGCCGGTGGTAGGACACGAAACAGCGGTGGCCCGGCTCAAACGCAGTCTGGAGAAAGGCAAACTGGGACACGCCTATCTCATCAGCGGGCCGCCGCGCATGGGTAAGATGACTCTGGCTCTCACGCTGGCCCAGGCGCTTAACTGCTCTTCTCCCGAAGCCCCCTGCGGCGTCTGTTCACAGTGTCAGAGGATTGCCTCTCTCTCCCATCCTGACGTCCAGGTGGTTGCCCTGGGTGCGGCTTCCTCTGACGATGAGGCGCGTTCGCGCACCGAGATAAGCATCAAGCAGGTACGCGAAGACATCCAGCACTGGGCCAATCTGCCTCCCTTCGAGGGCGGGTACCGCGTTTTTATAATCGGCGAAGCCGAGCTGTTATCATCGGAAGCGGCCAACTGTTTACTCAAGACGCTCGAAGAGCCGCAGCCAAAGGTGCTTTTCATATTGCTTACCAGTGAACCGGCGCGGCTGCCGGAAACGGTCATATCGCGCTGCCAGAGGCTCGACCTCAAGCCCGTGGCGGCTGGAAAAATCGAAGGAGAGTTGCTGAAACAGGGCGCAGCCGCTGAAAAGGCGCGGCTGCTCGGCCGTCTGTGCCGGGGGCGGCCCGGTTGGGCTATGGCGGCAATAGCCGACGAAAGCCTGCTTGAACGCCGGGCGGAACGCATCGAGCGTCTTATCGATGTCACCTTGGGAAACTTTGAAACCCGCTTCGAATATGCCGGCGAGCTGTCGGCCAGGTTCAGCCAGAAACGCGACGAGGTGCAGGAAACGCTGCAAGAATGGATGTCTTTGTGGCGCGACATCCTGCTGGTCAAAGCGGGCCTCCCGGAGTCTATTACCAATCTGGACTACGCGGGCCGCTTGCAAACGCTGGCCGATGGATTTAACATAAGTCAGCTACGCGCCGCTATCGGTGCCATCGGCCTGGCCCGCAAACAACTCAGGCAGAACGCCAGCCCGCGCCTGGTGCTGGAGGTGCTCATACTGGATATGCCCGCGGCTCATAAAAAATTTGTCAAACCTTAG
- a CDS encoding stage 0 sporulation family protein: MAEIVGVRFRKSGRVYHFDPAGMELKLGDNVVVETSSGLGLGRAVVFTTTEAAGELAGPLKPVVRLATPEDIERASRLCGKEKEALDETVRLVAKLGLPMKLISAEYNLDASHLTIFFSAEGRVDFRELVRELSHNLKVRVELRQVGPRDETKLLGGFGRCGREHCCATFLDEFSPVSIKMAKVQDLPLNPMKISGVCGRLLCCLGYECEQYRAIKEKMPREGQRVMTEAGPAVVVGHNTLEENILVEYETGVRLEVPAAKVKLIPFEPRPQPARPAAQQTTSTEVRPVEIPEAASQVEPEASSQPANPNGEKASEVEAPMAEEKSTELSDEANPGVL; the protein is encoded by the coding sequence ATGGCAGAAATCGTTGGAGTGCGCTTCCGCAAAAGCGGCCGGGTATACCATTTCGATCCGGCCGGCATGGAGCTCAAGCTGGGCGATAACGTGGTGGTAGAAACTTCGAGCGGCCTGGGGCTGGGACGCGCGGTGGTCTTTACCACCACCGAGGCCGCGGGGGAACTGGCCGGGCCACTCAAGCCGGTGGTACGACTCGCGACTCCCGAGGATATCGAGAGAGCCAGCCGCCTGTGCGGCAAAGAGAAAGAAGCCCTCGACGAGACAGTGCGTCTGGTGGCTAAACTCGGGCTGCCCATGAAGCTTATCTCGGCTGAGTATAACCTCGATGCCTCACACCTCACCATTTTTTTCAGCGCAGAGGGACGGGTCGATTTTCGCGAGCTGGTGCGTGAGCTCAGCCATAACCTCAAGGTGCGCGTGGAGCTGCGCCAGGTCGGGCCGCGCGACGAGACCAAGCTGCTGGGCGGTTTCGGGCGCTGCGGGCGTGAGCACTGCTGCGCCACTTTTCTGGACGAGTTTTCCCCGGTCTCCATCAAAATGGCCAAGGTGCAGGACCTGCCCCTCAACCCCATGAAAATCTCGGGAGTTTGCGGGCGTCTGCTGTGCTGCCTGGGCTATGAATGCGAACAGTACCGCGCCATCAAGGAAAAGATGCCGCGCGAAGGCCAGCGCGTTATGACAGAAGCCGGCCCTGCCGTGGTGGTGGGTCACAATACCCTGGAAGAGAACATCCTGGTAGAGTATGAGACCGGCGTAAGATTGGAAGTACCGGCGGCCAAGGTAAAGCTGATACCCTTCGAGCCCCGTCCTCAGCCCGCGAGGCCCGCAGCTCAACAGACAACTTCAACGGAGGTCAGGCCTGTGGAGATACCTGAAGCCGCTTCGCAGGTGGAACCGGAGGCATCCTCTCAACCAGCCAATCCGAATGGAGAAAAAGCCTCCGAAGTCGAGGCTCCAATGGCAGAAGAAAAATCGACTGAACTATCAGATGAGGCGAACCCGGGTGTTCTTTAG
- a CDS encoding HNH endonuclease codes for MLINTPVLVLNQSYEPLNICQARRAVALVLEGKAEMLEDGLGYFHSSRAAYPIPSVIKLDYMVRRPRSERKLTRVGVFHRDGFICQYCGRETTLTIDHVIPRFQGGRHTWENVVAACIPCNRHKAGRTPEQANMRLKQVPVKPRESNAFYIPHRYVGNIPRWQKYLLHYVTS; via the coding sequence GTGCTTATCAACACTCCGGTGCTGGTGCTCAATCAGAGCTACGAACCCCTGAACATCTGCCAGGCACGCCGAGCGGTAGCCCTCGTGCTTGAAGGCAAAGCGGAGATGCTGGAGGATGGCCTGGGATACTTCCACAGCTCACGCGCGGCCTACCCCATTCCCTCGGTAATAAAGCTGGACTACATGGTGCGCCGCCCGCGCTCGGAAAGAAAGCTGACGCGTGTGGGGGTGTTTCACCGCGACGGATTCATCTGCCAGTACTGCGGGCGGGAAACGACGCTGACCATAGACCACGTCATACCGCGCTTCCAGGGTGGGCGCCACACATGGGAAAACGTGGTAGCCGCCTGCATACCGTGCAACAGGCACAAGGCGGGGCGCACGCCGGAGCAGGCCAATATGAGGTTGAAACAGGTCCCGGTAAAGCCACGGGAATCAAATGCCTTTTATATACCCCACCGCTACGTGGGCAACATCCCCAGGTGGCAGAAATACCTGCTGCATTACGTCACCAGCTAA